The following are encoded together in the Chanodichthys erythropterus isolate Z2021 chromosome 16, ASM2448905v1, whole genome shotgun sequence genome:
- the them6 gene encoding protein THEM6-like has translation MEDTLLWILGVLLLLFCSVDVWYYIRVVAVVVRAWFLSPVFDITGEQTTGGRVVLHDVDFCHMNNARYLRECDFARFSLYTRNGVLKAIRALGATMAVGASTVRYRRPLCVGEAFQLRSRIITWDDKSFYLEQRFVSCKDGMVSAVMFCKQNVLRSSPDKILQFLCKRKVEVPEFPEDLQHWINFIAASSKALRGESQLDNKKNE, from the exons AT GGAGGACACACTGCTGTGGATTCTGGGTGTGTTGTTACTCCTGTTCTGCAGTGTGGATGTGTGGTACTATATACGGGTAGTGGCTGTGGTGGTCAGGGCCTGGTTCCTCTCACCTGTATTTGACATCACAGGAGAGCAGACCACTGGCGGACGAGTCGTTCTCCATGACGTTGACTTCTGCCATATGAATAATGCCCGTTACCTACGCGAGTGTGACTTTGCCCGTTTTTCTTTATACACCCGCAATGGGGTGTTGAAGGCAATAAGAGCTCTAGGGGCCACCATGGCTGTTGGGGCAAGTACTGTCCGCTATAGACGCCCACTGTGTGTCGGTGAGGCGTTTCAGCTGCGCAGTCGAATCATCACCTGGGACGACAAGTCATTTTACCTGGAGCAGCGGTTTGTGTCTTGTAAAGATGGGATGGTCTCGGCTGTTATGTTCTGCAAACAGAATGTCCTGCGCAGCAGCCCGGACAAGATCCTGCAGTTCTTGTGCAAAAGAAAG GTTGAAGTGCCAGAATTTCCTGAAGACCTGCAGCACTGGATCAATTTCATCGCAGCCAGCAGTAAAGCCCTCAGGGGGGAAAGCCAGCTCGATAATAAAAAGAACGAATGA